One window from the genome of Candidatus Melainabacteria bacterium encodes:
- a CDS encoding cytochrome c, which translates to MKQTSSLKMLSLVALMLVVFPLVSPAANKKSQSKKNSDRGAYLYMASCEPCHQTGGNMINPDKKIVNSDKITSEAVFKKFLAAQHAQMPPWKTIVKSEADLKALYNYVRKLK; encoded by the coding sequence ATGAAACAGACTAGTTCGTTGAAGATGCTTTCGCTGGTTGCGTTGATGCTTGTTGTTTTTCCGCTTGTGTCGCCGGCGGCAAATAAGAAGAGCCAGTCTAAGAAAAATTCCGACCGCGGTGCATATCTGTACATGGCGAGCTGCGAGCCGTGCCACCAGACAGGCGGCAACATGATTAATCCGGACAAGAAAATAGTCAACTCGGATAAAATCACCTCTGAAGCCGTCTTCAAAAAGTTTTTGGCAGCGCAGCACGCGCAAATGCCGCCCTGGAAGACCATCGTCAAAAGTGAAGCTGATTTGAAGGCGCTCTATAACTATGTTCGGAAGCTGAAGTAG
- a CDS encoding universal stress protein yields the protein MVPVDGSAYAKVMTDFLVNHRWTAKTHFRLCHVVEPLADDVYPEALWEQTAHVAAMRLLNEMSKKINALLPSVTVSCVVKRGDPQNEILEEAAQWPADLIVLGSHSHHDPHQTRLGSVALSVLGKTRSTVIIVRVPSEKIKELSTHSDKENSRARYGYCDSQAS from the coding sequence TTGGTTCCAGTAGATGGTTCAGCTTACGCCAAGGTGATGACGGATTTTCTAGTTAATCATCGCTGGACCGCGAAAACGCACTTCAGACTTTGCCATGTGGTAGAGCCTTTAGCCGACGATGTTTATCCGGAAGCCCTCTGGGAGCAAACAGCGCACGTTGCGGCAATGAGGCTTCTTAATGAGATGTCGAAGAAAATCAACGCTTTATTGCCGAGCGTCACGGTATCCTGTGTTGTAAAGCGTGGTGATCCTCAGAATGAAATTCTGGAGGAAGCCGCCCAATGGCCAGCTGATTTGATTGTTCTAGGTTCGCATAGCCATCATGACCCCCACCAAACTCGGCTGGGTAGTGTTGCGCTGTCCGTATTGGGAAAAACGAGGTCAACTGTTATCATCGTTCGTGTTCCATCAGAGAAGATCAAAGAGTTGTCGACGCACTCAGATAAGGAAAATTCGCGGGCTCGTTACGGCTATTGTGATTCACAGGCGTCGTAG
- a CDS encoding tetratricopeptide repeat protein produces the protein MLMSNLLLNFLTSLLIVSGAPAMPEPNIDTNGEVLRGSAEEKLEYMYNHCKTYDDVRRLARGFEQLANSYDAAGRSVNAELAYILAIRFLESAFTSSDPDIGLAYEQLAGHYASLGEHALARKANAKAISNLRHNRANYPVELAVALHNEAWLDMQEHRYERAEKYLRESLAITREKLGPSHLLVGMLDNSLGDLYIERNDYVRAEPFLKEALEIVRKNPGNEKLQQVIKENYISVLKVNHKYSAAKKLQETPH, from the coding sequence ATGCTCATGTCAAATTTACTCCTCAATTTCTTAACCTCGCTCTTGATCGTCTCCGGAGCACCGGCTATGCCGGAGCCAAACATCGATACGAACGGCGAAGTCTTGCGCGGCAGCGCTGAAGAAAAGCTAGAGTACATGTACAACCACTGCAAAACTTATGACGACGTTCGTCGTTTAGCCAGAGGTTTCGAGCAACTCGCCAACAGTTACGACGCAGCCGGACGGTCGGTCAATGCTGAACTCGCCTACATCCTGGCGATACGCTTCCTGGAAAGCGCGTTTACGAGCTCTGACCCGGATATCGGGTTAGCATACGAACAGCTGGCCGGACATTACGCTTCCCTTGGTGAACACGCCCTGGCCAGAAAGGCTAACGCGAAAGCGATTTCAAATCTGCGGCACAATCGCGCCAATTATCCTGTTGAACTCGCAGTTGCTCTGCATAACGAAGCATGGCTGGATATGCAAGAACATCGTTACGAGAGAGCGGAGAAATATCTTCGCGAAAGTCTGGCAATAACCAGAGAAAAACTCGGACCTTCTCACTTACTCGTGGGCATGCTGGACAATTCCCTCGGCGATTTGTACATCGAACGAAATGATTATGTTCGAGCCGAACCGTTTCTCAAAGAAGCTTTAGAGATAGTTCGCAAAAATCCCGGCAACGAAAAACTGCAACAGGTGATCAAAGAGAACTACATCAGCGTTCTCAAAGTCAATCACAAATACAGCGCAGCCAAAAAACTACAAGAAACTCCGCACTAG
- a CDS encoding ArsR family transcriptional regulator, which translates to MPTKKKNSGKVERVTAEHREKLVQFKADFFKALANPLRIRILDELRSEELTVSEIRDRLDVEMPNVSQQLAVLKSKQLVIARKQGNNIYYSCVDPTVFELLDVAKQLFQNHLTDIHNALKQL; encoded by the coding sequence ATGCCGACGAAAAAGAAAAACTCGGGAAAAGTCGAACGTGTGACTGCCGAACATCGTGAGAAATTGGTGCAGTTCAAAGCGGATTTTTTCAAGGCTCTTGCTAATCCGCTACGAATCAGAATTCTGGATGAACTGCGCTCCGAAGAGCTAACGGTCTCTGAAATACGTGACAGGCTCGACGTTGAAATGCCCAACGTCTCCCAACAATTGGCTGTTCTGAAAAGCAAACAGCTGGTGATCGCACGCAAGCAGGGCAACAACATTTATTATTCATGTGTTGATCCGACTGTCTTCGAACTTTTAGATGTCGCGAAACAACTTTTCCAGAATCATTTGACAGATATACACAATGCGCTTAAGCAGCTTTGA
- a CDS encoding universal stress protein has translation MKVIVAIDQTDYADQILDKVSTSHWPSGTQIKVLTVIKPLQWECVPCIEWNKEAAEFFKHREKIADEIVHRAKKVIHKACPDVKVSVEVCTGDPKEEITNVATEWMADRIVIGAHGASPNRFFRGSVARLVSQYCACSIQLIRLKPLEEKETAKEKEAVKEKESAKEKDSEKAHKHKSAVSSH, from the coding sequence ATGAAAGTCATAGTTGCAATTGATCAGACTGACTATGCCGATCAAATCCTGGATAAGGTATCGACATCTCATTGGCCGTCTGGTACTCAAATCAAAGTTCTGACAGTCATTAAACCCTTGCAGTGGGAATGCGTTCCGTGCATCGAATGGAACAAAGAAGCGGCAGAGTTCTTTAAACACAGAGAGAAAATTGCTGACGAAATTGTGCACAGGGCGAAGAAGGTCATTCACAAGGCTTGCCCTGATGTTAAGGTGAGCGTTGAAGTTTGCACCGGTGATCCCAAAGAGGAGATCACTAATGTTGCAACTGAATGGATGGCCGATCGCATCGTCATTGGTGCTCATGGTGCCTCTCCCAACCGCTTCTTCAGAGGCAGTGTCGCTCGCCTGGTATCGCAATATTGTGCGTGCTCGATTCAGTTGATTAGACTGAAGCCGCTGGAAGAGAAGGAAACGGCAAAAGAGAAGGAAGCTGTAAAAGAAAAGGAATCGGCAAAAGAAAAGGACAGTGAGAAGGCTCACAAACATAAATCAGCAGTTTCGTCGCATTGA
- a CDS encoding universal stress protein, protein MSIRCRRVRIKVTKVKNLQRMKRVIRTGDDVIVDTVCENLNVDQTEGLTMKVLIALDESECSDLAFHSLLERTWPDNAEFRILTVVEPIYMQPSFGGMYMEPAVTAQVEFEKLCQMRVKDKIKEMQAAFPKYAVCGDTVLGPVAESIIDDAESWGADLVVVGSHGRRGFSRFFLGSVAERVAAHAPCSVEIIKHKITGKEKCVTKEEQKSVTEPVASGATKP, encoded by the coding sequence ATGAGTATACGTTGCCGGAGAGTTCGGATAAAAGTCACAAAAGTCAAGAATCTTCAGCGAATGAAACGCGTAATACGCACCGGGGATGATGTCATCGTCGACACTGTTTGCGAAAATTTGAATGTTGACCAAACAGAGGGCTTAACAATGAAAGTTCTAATCGCGCTCGACGAGTCTGAGTGCTCCGATCTCGCTTTTCATTCCTTACTTGAGCGAACATGGCCTGATAACGCAGAGTTTCGAATTCTCACGGTTGTCGAACCTATTTATATGCAGCCCAGCTTTGGCGGAATGTATATGGAGCCCGCGGTTACGGCTCAGGTTGAGTTTGAAAAGTTATGCCAGATGAGAGTCAAAGATAAGATCAAAGAAATGCAAGCTGCGTTTCCAAAATATGCAGTTTGCGGTGACACTGTTTTAGGCCCGGTTGCTGAATCGATCATCGATGACGCCGAATCTTGGGGCGCTGATCTCGTCGTTGTAGGCTCGCATGGTCGACGCGGCTTTAGCCGATTCTTCCTGGGCAGCGTTGCAGAAAGAGTTGCAGCACACGCACCTTGTTCAGTTGAAATCATCAAACATAAGATAACTGGAAAGGAAAAATGCGTCACGAAGGAAGAGCAGAAATCTGTAACTGAGCCTGTCGCGTCGGGGGCAACGAAACCATAA
- a CDS encoding universal stress protein, translated as MKVLIGVDSLAFNKVTASFINSHNWKPRTTFRVVHVIEPALVHETDVSFLPLLNELVESEKKASHELVQDLAQQIKVSHLDSPQIITEVIEGHAGDRLIQIAQEWPADLLLVGSHGRKGLTRFAMGSVSSAIVSIAPCSVIVLKLPKGSSSEPAKNAASMSTAK; from the coding sequence ATGAAAGTTCTGATTGGGGTTGATAGCCTGGCCTTCAACAAAGTGACCGCGTCGTTCATCAATTCACACAATTGGAAGCCCCGCACAACCTTTCGAGTCGTACATGTGATCGAACCAGCCCTGGTACATGAAACTGATGTCAGCTTCTTACCTTTGCTCAACGAGTTGGTCGAGAGCGAAAAGAAGGCGTCACACGAACTGGTTCAGGATTTAGCACAACAGATCAAGGTTTCACACCTTGACTCGCCGCAGATAATCACTGAAGTCATCGAAGGTCATGCCGGAGACCGCCTGATTCAAATAGCGCAAGAGTGGCCTGCCGATCTTCTACTTGTTGGATCGCATGGCAGAAAAGGTTTGACCCGCTTTGCAATGGGCAGTGTTTCATCTGCGATAGTGAGCATCGCACCTTGCTCGGTAATCGTTTTGAAATTGCCAAAGGGAAGTTCATCAGAACCAGCTAAAAATGCTGCTTCTATGTCGACAGCGAAATAG
- a CDS encoding rhomboid family intramembrane serine protease, which produces MADFLVRHRCCELLRVSIRSIFIQHRYRAIVPDFWIGSSNCIQYNPSFFCGCIDFNVFAPGLGAPARQYVVFVDIRAGCRRQAGAPGVYCALLFVRLFAAVVQLLINPGETSPMVGASGAISGVLGAYCYAFPRSRIKTLMLIWFWLRLVEIPAAVYLGFWFFMQVITGFSTIFSSDQTPVQVAFFAHVGGFICGLMIGYLTLDREAY; this is translated from the coding sequence CTGGCCGATTTTCTTGTTCGGCATCGTTGTTGCGAACTTCTTCGTGTTTCTATACGAAGCATCTTTATCCAACACCGCTATCGAGCAATTGTTCCAGACTTTTGGATTGGTTCCAGCAACTGCATTCAGTACAATCCCTCATTTTTTTGTGGCTGCATCGACTTCAATGTTTTTGCACCTGGGCTGGGGGCACCTGCTCGGCAATATGTGGTTTTTGTGGATATTCGGGCGGGCTGTAGAAGACAGGCTGGGGCACCTGGAGTTTATTGTGCTCTACTGTTTGTCCGGCTGTTCGCTGCCGTGGTTCAACTGCTTATCAATCCCGGTGAAACGTCCCCAATGGTTGGGGCAAGCGGAGCAATTTCAGGAGTGCTGGGCGCCTACTGTTACGCCTTTCCGCGATCGAGAATAAAAACTTTGATGTTGATCTGGTTCTGGTTGAGGCTGGTCGAAATACCAGCCGCCGTCTATTTAGGTTTCTGGTTCTTCATGCAAGTAATAACTGGATTTAGCACCATTTTTTCCAGCGATCAAACGCCTGTACAGGTCGCGTTTTTCGCTCATGTCGGCGGTTTTATATGCGGCTTGATGATTGGTTATCTAACTTTAGACAGAGAAGCCTACTGA
- a CDS encoding universal stress protein, with protein MKIIVAVEDKTYAQAITDCICSMDWDEKPEFKIISTVPPLKYPVPAVTGVVDTRFIEVQEERRRAAKSLVLGVGSQLAQHVPHATVEDIVEDGDPKMKILDLASEWQADLIVMGSHSRNSLERLLVGSTSLAVLSHSPCSVLIVKLAKLEEKTIVTAGANEKND; from the coding sequence ATGAAGATTATCGTTGCCGTAGAAGACAAAACTTACGCACAGGCTATTACAGATTGTATCTGTTCTATGGACTGGGACGAAAAACCGGAATTCAAAATCATCAGCACCGTGCCACCGCTCAAGTATCCGGTTCCAGCAGTTACCGGTGTCGTGGACACAAGATTTATCGAAGTCCAGGAAGAGCGTCGTCGAGCCGCCAAAAGTCTGGTTCTCGGTGTAGGAAGCCAACTGGCACAACACGTTCCGCATGCCACGGTGGAAGATATTGTTGAAGATGGCGACCCGAAAATGAAAATTCTCGATCTAGCCTCGGAATGGCAAGCAGATCTCATCGTCATGGGGTCTCACAGCCGGAACAGCTTAGAACGACTGCTCGTGGGCAGCACATCGCTAGCTGTTTTATCGCACTCACCTTGCTCGGTCTTAATTGTTAAACTAGCCAAATTGGAAGAGAAAACAATAGTAACTGCCGGGGCAAACGAAAAGAATGACTGA
- a CDS encoding hydrogenase maturation protease, which translates to MTDRTNAAEGAQAIDGTQTIEGTETIEGTELVSLQRTLTERYPIGLATIGNSLRADDDIASRVCDALPAAALKYVCRYDLGTYTSFLGECLRKHKAAIVIDATENGTTTGALTIIKIEALLKGDRSIKVSSSHGFSFLDELRLYHRSTELPSQFYFFGIEAKSIDWSENLSPELEAKIPQLAQSLESLIESVLETLNKKCMKRA; encoded by the coding sequence ATGACTGACAGAACCAATGCCGCTGAGGGCGCTCAAGCCATCGATGGCACTCAAACGATCGAAGGCACTGAAACGATCGAAGGCACTGAATTAGTCTCATTGCAAAGAACGCTAACTGAGCGATACCCCATTGGTTTAGCGACAATTGGCAATTCGCTGAGAGCAGACGACGACATCGCCTCGCGCGTTTGCGACGCATTGCCTGCTGCGGCATTAAAGTATGTATGCAGATATGACCTGGGTACCTACACAAGTTTTCTCGGGGAATGTTTGCGCAAACACAAAGCAGCCATAGTCATAGATGCAACGGAAAACGGCACCACCACCGGTGCACTTACGATTATAAAAATTGAAGCATTATTGAAGGGTGATAGAAGCATAAAGGTAAGCTCATCGCATGGATTCTCATTTCTGGATGAATTGAGGCTCTACCACAGGTCGACAGAACTTCCAAGTCAGTTTTATTTCTTCGGAATCGAGGCGAAGTCAATCGACTGGAGTGAAAACCTCAGCCCCGAACTCGAAGCTAAAATTCCGCAATTGGCACAGTCACTGGAATCTCTGATTGAGAGTGTACTGGAGACATTGAACAAAAAATGCATGAAGCGAGCATAG
- a CDS encoding hydrogenase maturation nickel metallochaperone HypA, translated as MHEASIADAILQSASAKLLTTPEALQITKVRVSVGEFRNVDPESLQFAFDNMKSQYEGMADCQLEIETVNAEATCQSNEHSYHPQFENAFCCQICGSGIGRMIRGEELNIVSVRMETGKMKERENARIGR; from the coding sequence ATGCATGAAGCGAGCATAGCTGACGCCATACTTCAATCTGCATCTGCAAAACTTCTGACTACGCCGGAGGCTCTGCAGATAACTAAAGTGCGAGTTTCAGTCGGGGAATTCCGTAACGTAGACCCAGAATCTCTGCAGTTTGCGTTTGACAACATGAAATCGCAGTACGAGGGAATGGCGGACTGCCAATTGGAGATAGAGACAGTCAACGCCGAAGCTACCTGTCAATCAAATGAACATTCTTATCATCCGCAATTCGAAAACGCGTTTTGCTGTCAAATATGCGGAAGTGGAATCGGTCGCATGATTCGTGGTGAAGAGTTGAACATTGTCAGCGTGCGCATGGAAACAGGTAAAATGAAGGAGCGAGAAAATGCACGAATCGGTAGATGA
- the hypB gene encoding hydrogenase accessory protein HypB: MHESVDEHQLERILQNNEDLALHNREHFDELGVLAVNLMSAPGAGKTTLLEKTLTSLTNDWRCSVIEGDMVGELDADRLRRNGVDVTQISTGRSCHLDAQMVARVLHAKAFSGVDFLFIENVGNLVCPAEFPLGEHRRVVLLSVTEGDDKPIKYPVIFHRCDAVIFTKCDLLPYVKFDIERATKHLKNLNPLVHCFSISAVTGQGMDEWIAWLSRELSENKANSPLVTHQR, encoded by the coding sequence ATGCACGAATCGGTAGATGAACACCAGTTAGAGCGAATTTTACAGAACAATGAAGATCTAGCTCTTCACAATCGCGAGCACTTCGACGAACTGGGCGTACTCGCCGTCAATTTGATGAGTGCACCAGGTGCGGGCAAGACGACGCTTCTCGAAAAGACATTAACCAGTCTGACAAACGATTGGCGCTGTTCTGTCATCGAAGGTGATATGGTCGGAGAGCTTGATGCAGACAGATTGCGCCGGAACGGCGTGGATGTGACTCAAATTTCTACAGGCAGGAGCTGTCACTTAGACGCCCAAATGGTGGCACGAGTTCTGCACGCAAAGGCGTTTTCAGGAGTTGATTTCTTATTCATCGAAAATGTCGGAAATCTGGTTTGCCCAGCAGAGTTTCCGCTCGGCGAACACCGGCGCGTAGTGCTCTTGTCAGTAACCGAAGGTGATGACAAACCGATTAAGTATCCAGTTATTTTTCATCGCTGTGATGCGGTTATATTCACGAAATGTGATTTGCTGCCCTATGTCAAATTCGATATCGAGCGCGCCACAAAACATTTGAAGAACTTGAATCCTCTGGTTCATTGCTTCTCGATATCAGCCGTGACTGGTCAGGGTATGGATGAATGGATTGCATGGTTGTCACGAGAGCTTAGCGAAAACAAAGCCAATAGCCCATTGGTGACCCACCAGCGGTGA
- a CDS encoding hydrogenase: MKQRFVLAKESFHHLFSALRDLGKVYAPVKVSEQSYAFRSVKKPEEICFEALRTILPPKKFFYPTDETLITYDKENIYEHDADIEFVVLFGVHPCDLAGLGIMDTIFAAGPADSHYLSKREASLIVGMSCMPDKHCFCQSMGTDSPKEGYDLFLTDIGDALYIDVETVAGLSALDPVLEYLTPATDGDRARYKDFWNKRAEAFTNGFTESNLRSVMQMEWNNEIWEELGKRCLSCGNCTPVCPTCYCFDILDIASLDGESGERHRQWDSCQFVAFAQVAGDYNFRPTPVDRLKYWYQHKLHGFDDPYGFKTCVGCGRCTVSCPAGIDDIVAVVKALQGNDSKSEANQDVM, from the coding sequence GTGAAACAACGTTTTGTTCTCGCCAAAGAATCTTTCCATCATCTCTTTTCGGCGTTGCGCGATCTGGGAAAAGTCTATGCGCCGGTGAAAGTCTCAGAACAGTCTTATGCTTTTCGTTCGGTGAAAAAACCAGAAGAGATTTGTTTCGAGGCTCTAAGAACCATTCTGCCGCCAAAGAAATTCTTCTATCCCACAGACGAAACGCTTATCACTTACGACAAAGAGAATATCTATGAGCATGACGCAGATATCGAGTTTGTCGTTCTGTTCGGCGTGCATCCATGCGACCTGGCCGGTCTTGGAATTATGGATACAATCTTCGCGGCTGGTCCCGCTGACAGTCACTATCTGTCAAAGCGAGAAGCGAGTCTGATTGTCGGTATGTCATGTATGCCCGACAAACACTGCTTCTGTCAATCGATGGGCACAGACAGTCCAAAAGAAGGTTACGACCTTTTCCTCACTGATATCGGCGACGCGCTTTACATTGACGTTGAAACGGTGGCAGGACTGTCGGCGCTTGATCCTGTTTTGGAATATCTGACTCCTGCAACGGACGGCGATCGCGCACGATACAAAGATTTTTGGAACAAGCGCGCCGAAGCCTTCACAAATGGATTTACGGAAAGCAATCTTCGTTCCGTCATGCAGATGGAATGGAATAACGAAATTTGGGAAGAGCTGGGAAAACGCTGTTTGAGCTGCGGTAACTGCACACCTGTCTGTCCGACATGTTATTGCTTCGACATACTCGACATTGCCAGTTTGGATGGTGAGTCAGGCGAGCGGCACCGGCAGTGGGACAGTTGCCAGTTCGTTGCTTTCGCGCAGGTAGCCGGCGACTACAATTTCAGACCAACACCAGTAGACCGGCTCAAATACTGGTATCAACACAAATTGCATGGATTCGATGATCCTTATGGCTTCAAAACTTGCGTGGGTTGCGGACGCTGCACGGTGTCATGCCCCGCCGGTATCGACGATATTGTCGCTGTTGTGAAAGCTCTGCAAGGAAACGATTCAAAATCTGAGGCGAATCAAGATGTTATGTAG
- a CDS encoding oxidoreductase, translating into MLCSSPLLSEKGTIRSVIPMTEDNWLFEFTTESANLSGCMPGQFVELWVPGVGECPISVCSGRVGDSIQLMVRKVGRVTDALFKMREGDWVGLRGPYGHGFPIDSYVGSDLCMIAGGLGVAPIRSLWQYVLDHREDYGKLTLIYGMRHSDELLFRKEFELLMRRRDIDVYIAAEELIGPELPPLAVQLGRVTDMLRAAALSDSYQAAICGPPVMYKYVINELRQKCVRDESIWLSLERQMKCGIGKCGHCFIGGRSTCQSGPVFPLTELQLMEEVVELDSGAATHVK; encoded by the coding sequence ATGTTATGTAGCAGCCCGCTCCTATCCGAAAAAGGCACAATCCGCTCAGTCATACCAATGACTGAAGACAACTGGCTTTTTGAATTCACAACAGAAAGCGCCAATCTCAGTGGCTGCATGCCTGGGCAATTCGTAGAGCTGTGGGTGCCTGGCGTCGGAGAGTGTCCGATTTCAGTTTGCTCCGGTCGAGTCGGTGACAGCATTCAGCTAATGGTGCGCAAAGTAGGAAGAGTTACAGACGCACTTTTCAAAATGAGAGAAGGAGATTGGGTAGGACTGCGTGGCCCGTATGGTCATGGATTTCCCATCGACAGCTACGTTGGCAGCGATCTGTGCATGATAGCCGGAGGATTGGGAGTAGCACCAATCAGATCACTGTGGCAGTACGTTCTGGATCATCGCGAAGACTATGGCAAGCTGACTTTGATTTACGGGATGCGGCACTCGGACGAACTGCTTTTCAGAAAAGAGTTCGAGCTTTTGATGCGTCGTCGCGACATTGATGTTTATATCGCCGCAGAAGAACTCATCGGTCCCGAGCTGCCACCACTTGCGGTGCAGCTGGGACGAGTCACCGATATGCTCAGAGCAGCGGCGCTCTCTGATTCGTATCAAGCAGCAATCTGCGGGCCGCCTGTAATGTACAAATATGTCATCAACGAGTTGAGACAGAAGTGCGTCCGCGACGAGAGCATCTGGTTATCTCTGGAGAGACAGATGAAATGCGGCATCGGCAAATGCGGACACTGTTTCATCGGCGGGCGCTCTACGTGCCAATCGGGTCCAGTGTTTCCACTAACTGAATTGCAACTGATGGAAGAGGTTGTTGAATTGGATTCTGGAGCGGCCACTCATGTCAAATAA
- a CDS encoding Ni/Fe hydrogenase subunit alpha, which translates to MSEIERTEIEIPEISRVEGHSAVTVDVENGKVVDVKLEVFEGTRFFERIVLGHKYDEMPHITSRICAICSTGHVLAAIKAVENIFQFSPSETEKLFRELMHLGMIIESHATHICALALPDFVGAADLSDLAGKHENEFAIWTRLRDLGASIQTVVGGRPFHPVNLHAGGLSRYPSRKELRPLLVKLERGTEDAAHLITLLKSFNLPTETELAPCFLALIPEGDSYGYFGKTIKASDGWQAPVEEYTTYLSESSVEYSHSKRSLLGTKPFMVGSMARLFFFSEKLGKTAKDIFDKSPLAQKNKRVSSLWNNFAQAIEIVEAIERATVIIEILLTSTIAGSENTDFKNKLKAGRGVGAVECPRGTLYHSYTLDESGNITAADMITPSAQNSAHIELDIRKAAELELKKAPDHLRSTLETLVRAYDPCNTCATHMVSVRQLK; encoded by the coding sequence ATGAGCGAAATCGAGAGAACAGAAATAGAAATCCCTGAAATAAGTCGAGTCGAAGGGCATTCAGCCGTTACTGTCGATGTCGAAAACGGCAAAGTGGTTGATGTGAAGCTTGAGGTCTTCGAGGGAACTCGCTTCTTCGAACGCATTGTGCTCGGACACAAATACGATGAGATGCCGCACATAACCTCTCGAATCTGTGCAATCTGCTCTACCGGACACGTGCTAGCTGCGATTAAAGCGGTGGAAAATATCTTTCAATTCAGCCCGTCTGAAACTGAGAAACTGTTTCGAGAGCTGATGCACCTCGGAATGATCATAGAATCGCACGCGACCCATATCTGCGCCCTGGCACTACCAGACTTTGTAGGCGCTGCCGACCTCAGCGACCTTGCCGGAAAACACGAAAATGAATTTGCCATTTGGACTAGATTGCGCGATCTTGGTGCCTCCATACAAACCGTCGTCGGCGGTCGTCCGTTTCACCCCGTCAATCTGCACGCCGGTGGACTATCGCGATATCCGAGCAGGAAGGAACTGCGCCCACTGCTCGTAAAACTTGAACGCGGCACAGAAGATGCTGCCCACCTGATCACATTGCTCAAAAGCTTTAACCTGCCAACCGAAACAGAACTCGCCCCATGCTTCTTAGCACTTATTCCTGAGGGAGATTCGTACGGCTATTTCGGTAAGACCATCAAAGCCAGCGACGGATGGCAAGCACCGGTCGAAGAGTACACAACATATCTCTCTGAAAGCAGCGTCGAATATAGTCACTCCAAGCGTTCATTACTCGGTACTAAGCCATTCATGGTCGGATCGATGGCGAGATTGTTTTTCTTTTCGGAAAAGCTCGGCAAAACAGCGAAAGATATATTCGACAAAAGCCCGCTCGCCCAAAAGAACAAAAGAGTCAGCTCACTATGGAACAACTTCGCGCAGGCGATAGAAATCGTCGAAGCAATTGAGCGCGCAACAGTAATAATCGAAATTCTGCTCACAAGCACGATTGCTGGCAGCGAAAACACGGACTTTAAGAATAAGCTCAAAGCCGGTCGAGGAGTTGGTGCCGTGGAGTGCCCCAGGGGTACTCTCTATCACAGCTACACGCTCGATGAGAGCGGCAACATTACCGCAGCAGACATGATCACTCCATCTGCGCAGAACTCAGCTCATATTGAGTTAGACATACGCAAGGCGGCGGAGCTGGAACTCAAAAAGGCTCCTGACCATTTGCGCAGTACACTCGAAACACTCGTCAGAGCATACGACCCGTGCAACACATGCGCGACCCACATGGTATCAGTGAGACAGTTGAAGTAA
- a CDS encoding ribosome-associated translation inhibitor RaiA, with protein MDISLILRSPNVNYPIQISFLNVESSAAVEQMVRQSTERLSRFYPRIASINVAIEMPHKSHHSGNIFQVRIDISVPGQTISVETKSDNHEEYQDVYVAIRDAFLMARRRLEDYAKRKLDAPKVQAHRDNLIENAL; from the coding sequence ATGGACATCAGTCTCATTTTACGGAGTCCCAACGTGAATTATCCGATTCAAATCTCGTTCCTCAACGTGGAAAGTTCTGCAGCTGTCGAGCAAATGGTGCGCCAGTCCACTGAACGGCTTTCGCGCTTTTATCCACGTATAGCAAGTATCAATGTAGCTATTGAGATGCCGCACAAGAGTCACCATTCAGGCAACATCTTTCAGGTGCGTATCGATATTTCTGTGCCGGGACAGACGATTTCAGTTGAGACTAAATCCGACAACCATGAAGAATATCAAGACGTGTACGTTGCCATTCGGGACGCATTCTTAATGGCAAGACGTCGACTGGAAGACTACGCGAAGCGAAAGCTGGATGCCCCGAAAGTGCAGGCGCACCGGGACAACCTGATAGAAAACGCACTCTAA